A window of Metopolophium dirhodum isolate CAU chromosome 6, ASM1992520v1, whole genome shotgun sequence genomic DNA:
CTGTGACCaagattttttttgtgttttattgtttaaaaggaTAGTTTACTGATGTCTCCTAATTTCTTATGTTTGGTATATAGGTGGATGTTATACCTGTATGTGCGCTTCGTcttacaaacatttaatataccaaATTTACATTCAGTAAAACccattttatgtttgttttgatgttactataaatttaactattatcaaatgtaaaagaaataatattgaagtgttggtttttttggtaatttaattttaaagtgaagtattagtaataatattcaaaaatgtccattatttcaaaattaaaatataaagaagcAGTCGAGAGAACAATGGACattatttttacctttaaatttggcAATAGGTCAATTTAAAGGAATATAACAACTAGCAACATAAAAtggattttgataaatgtaaatttgccatgttataTGTaagtaagatggagacaactaGTGGTTGTGGCGTCCTTTTAAAGAATAAGAAGCTACTTCTCCACTGAATGTGATGcatcaacaaatattttattttaaacttattgtaTGTTACAGTATACTAAACTACTAAAGGTCAAGACATCAAAGGGTTATTTTAGaacatattagttttaaaactatatatctGTGATCAGATATGATCACCAACTTaataattgaatcattttttcaaggtaatatattttgtgactACTACATAGTACATtgcaataatacatataaaaaataaattgtgcacTTCATACTaaagtattatatactatagtatttactatttagtaatatGAGCCatggtttattttttcaattatagtaTTAATGGTATTGtgtcattattttgatatttttgtaatattatgaataataattgtaaataattcttATCAGCTTtttgattagaacaaaatattatataatgattagtttttattataacacaatttatttttttaataaaacaatgaaatacaaaaaaaaatattttaaattataataaaacaaagcatttattttacattgagAATTCTTatgatatagatataaaatttaagttataattccGTTGATTATTTCAGACATATCCAAGTCAACAGTATCACATTCAAAGTCAGACAATGTCAAACTATCGTCTTTAACTTTTCCCTTCATTAAAAATTGATCCAAGGGACCTTTAACATTTTCTTTTGcttcatttatttttctaggctgtttgtttttttttgaaatgttcattgaagaaaatgtatttgttatatCAAATAGATTATTATCATGGTTTGTAACTGTTAACAagtaatgcaaaaaaaatatattttatctatataataattttaacatataattgCATCTTATTTTACAACGCTAATTGTTAGGTAATCAAACTATATGTTTGatacactaaaataaaatttaacccTTTCCTCAATTTATGCACACAACACAGACTGTGCATactacgtaaaataaaatatttattatttttttttaaatttaaattttgagatCTATCTGatctagttatttaattttaaaataatgtgagcCTAGGTTTCCTAAACTTGTACGGTTACCggaaaatgacaatattataaaatgcagGGACGTAATAGTACTTCGGGAGCAGTGAATGGCATAAATGTTTTGGATGTAATAGTATGCCTGGAGCagtaaaaagattaaaaaaaaccgtaattacacatttaaatttgaGATTATATcgattatattcttttaaaaaagagcttaaaataatattaactatttatcaGTTATTGTGACTTCCTGTCTCATTAtccggtaattttttttctattattgctACTGCCACAGgttaatattgcattatattattttaagaacattttgTAATCTATGAAGGTACGTTTCCCTGCAGTGTCTGGATGTGATATCTAGTGTCACTACCGGCCTGGGCATAGGTCAGTAGACGCTGTGTCACAACACCGTGCTGTTCTACTATTTGATGTTGCAGAGAAACTGTACcttaagacaaaataatataagtgtgTCCGCCAAAAGAAACTAGAGTTATATAAAAGCAATGTAAGactaccaacaaaaaaatttcctCTAACacggaatttaaatttttgaatttttcacataataatatttggatttACCACGAAAAGAAAAATTACTTAAGATTTCCATAGAGTTATTGACCATGATACTTTATCAAAGATACAAGTACAATCAAGTATTAATCTTTGGTAGTTGCAACTGATAACATAATTGAGTTTACCGGAAGACACGACAACCAATAAGtaccaaatataaatataaattactttttttctttatttttctaGAAGACGTAGAATGCATATCTTCATAGATTGAAACTTCATTTGGATATCTTCTTTGAACAGCTGTTTGAGGTTCAATAGatgttatttcataattattccattttatttcataacattttattcctTTATTGACACGCTTTTTAACAATTTCAGTCATTAAAATATTCGCTTGAAACTTATCGTCATACATTAAATGCCACCTAGTAAGTAATGGCAAAAATTTATCTATTGCATACTCTCTTTCCCAACACAGTTTTGTTAATGCAAAttcctataacataatatacatattaaatttaatatgaaccTATGCAatttgtacttatttattttttcataacttatacctacaataaaagAATTAATGTCTGGTAGATTCCATTTTGCAGACACTTCTGGATAATTCGGTACTTTTAAGAATTCTTCAATAACTGCTTCAGATGGAAAGCTTTTGTTTTCTATAGCTTTATTCCTTATTTTCAACTCTAGCTTTATTTCATTAGTCTGTGATTTAATATCCATGGCAGCAGAATTTAAAACTGGATCATTTCTCCAATGTCTCAAgcttgaaattaattttgaaaaatcagtAATATTTAAGAGAAAATAAGGAATACAATTTATGATTACCGATCAAGGACAGCATCATCATCTAATGATTGAAGAAACTTAATTGCAGTATCTTTTCCAATTCCTAAAACACCTTTTTCATCATAATCACAACCACATAGCAATGATAAAGCTATCATTTTGTTGCGtccaatttttagatttttttcaattgatcCCATGCAATAAACATCAACAGACCCGTTTCCAGTTACATTAAAATTTCTATATACAATACGAGCACCGTACAAAAAACAATCACTATCTTGAGTGACAATGCCATTTACTATCTAaaattgaacaattatttttaagtgcatttttttttttattatcttttgaCTGAAAAACATAGCTTATAAAAAGTACAATacctaaaaaacattaaaaatgagAATACAGATAATTTTAAGTAGTGGAAACCAGTTGCGTACACAGCAATTTCACAATTAGTAGGGGTGATGGggtataaaaaatacatgttatatacaaataattttttaatattttattattttacagatgATGAGTAGAATGAAATTAGTTTCaacttctttattattataaaataaacaattaaaacctAATAACATAGCTACATAGGTGTTACctactatactctattcagaataagctTGCCCACTTTCGCCCTTTTAACTGAGCTGTCGGAAGGGTCTGACCCCCTGACAAGAGTCAGATGCACTGTGATTGGTCGGCGGTGGTCTACCGCTGCCGTTACCTGTCACTGACTTTCTCCAGGGGGGTCATTCCAGCGGCTCAGTTGAAAGTGCGAAAGTGGGCAAGCTTATTCTGAGAGTATAGTCATAagcgcaactagggttaaactggggggggggctaactaAACTATTTAGGGGTTAAGCCCCTCTAGTTGCACCAATGAgtataataagttttatttgattgttataaaaacttaacaccaaattattaagttatgggtagttttacaaattaaaatttttaggaacctataaaaatattatagtgcccTCTAATAATCTGATTCTAGTTGGTTTATACATGACTATAGgtataggaaattaaaaaaattaaaattattttgtacaacaaTGTTTTTACTATGCATTACTGTATTATTATGGACTCTGCATCAAGTATGACTATGGTGGTAGACTTGTGATTTTCATTCACattttgatcatattttttgaaaaaaaataatagtcaagtgtattatatattaatatatcattctGAACTATCTGAATATCAAGTGATAACTGTCTAAATCCAATAATAAGACAATCATAAtacttatgtatacataatacagatctataaaatatatacatcaatGGTGGACCAGTTTAAGCTTtta
This region includes:
- the LOC132947317 gene encoding flap endonuclease GEN, with the translated sequence MGVKSLWSLLTPVAEKMPLWELHGKAIGIDLSGWVCDSENLNHNISQKNMYLRNLFFRTCNLLLIGAIPIFVLDGEPPLLKYGTIEKRINGNKAPIKTNIIRKRLNSLQKQCELLLNIMGVTCVYSHGEAEQLCAILNEKGIVNGIVTQDSDCFLYGARIVYRNFNVTGNGSVDVYCMGSIEKNLKIGRNKMIALSLLCGCDYDEKGVLGIGKDTAIKFLQSLDDDAVLDRLRHWRNDPVLNSAAMDIKSQTNEIKLELKIRNKAIENKSFPSEAVIEEFLKVPNYPEVSAKWNLPDINSFIEFALTKLCWEREYAIDKFLPLLTRWHLMYDDKFQANILMTEIVKKRVNKGIKCYEIKWNNYEITSIEPQTAVQRRYPNEVSIYEDMHSTSSRKIKKKITNHDNNLFDITNTFSSMNISKKNKQPRKINEAKENVKGPLDQFLMKGKVKDDSLTLSDFECDTVDLDMSEIINGIIT